The following proteins come from a genomic window of Aquimarina sp. MAR_2010_214:
- a CDS encoding GNAT family N-acetyltransferase, with the protein MVDIRRATIKDAEKISSLGRKTFDESYGEFFNNKNNLVSYLDGAFSIDKIKSSLIKPENLYWLVTDAYNSLPIGYAKLKLDSPLEFIDGEHTCKLQRIYLLQGYEAKGIGGKLHKCIVQAAIDNKYNCIWLSNLKLKKQAVTFYKKKGYQIAGEHNFTIGDETFEFWAMKTKLK; encoded by the coding sequence ATGGTTGATATAAGAAGAGCAACAATAAAGGATGCAGAAAAAATTTCATCTTTAGGAAGAAAGACTTTTGATGAATCCTATGGAGAATTTTTTAATAATAAGAATAACCTGGTAAGTTATTTGGATGGAGCTTTTTCTATTGATAAAATTAAAAGTAGTTTGATAAAACCCGAAAACCTATATTGGCTGGTTACTGATGCTTATAATTCATTACCAATAGGGTATGCTAAATTAAAATTAGATTCTCCTTTAGAATTTATTGATGGAGAGCATACTTGTAAGCTTCAACGTATATATTTGCTGCAGGGATATGAAGCAAAAGGTATAGGAGGGAAGTTACATAAATGTATTGTACAGGCTGCTATTGATAATAAATACAATTGTATATGGTTGTCTAATCTCAAACTAAAAAAACAAGCTGTTACTTTTTATAAAAAGAAAGGCTATCAAATTGCTGGAGAACACAATTTT
- a CDS encoding pyridoxamine 5'-phosphate oxidase family protein: MITAEIKKYVDKSVLCWLATSSLDNIPNVSPKEVFTYYGNTNIIIANIASPQTVKNIKENNNICVSFIDVFIQKGFQLKGVANIVGKDDTDYDTIQAPLLQITGGKFPFATITNIVVKEVKRILAPKYILYPETTEEQQIQSALKQYKT, translated from the coding sequence ATGATTACTGCCGAAATAAAAAAATATGTTGATAAAAGTGTTTTATGTTGGCTAGCTACATCTTCATTGGATAATATTCCTAATGTATCACCCAAAGAAGTTTTTACATATTATGGAAATACTAATATTATTATTGCCAATATTGCTTCTCCTCAAACGGTGAAAAATATTAAAGAAAATAATAATATATGTGTAAGCTTTATAGATGTTTTTATTCAAAAAGGTTTTCAGTTAAAAGGAGTGGCTAATATTGTAGGAAAGGATGATACTGATTATGATACCATCCAAGCCCCTTTGTTACAGATAACGGGAGGTAAGTTTCCATTCGCGACTATTACAAATATTGTTGTTAAAGAAGTAAAGCGAATACTAGCACCAAAATATATTTTGTATCCAGAAACTACTGAAGAGCAACAAATACAAAGTGCACTAAAGCAATACAAAACATGA
- a CDS encoding DUF1272 domain-containing protein — protein sequence MLEIKPSCEHCNKTLPNDSDEAMICSYECTFCISCVDTILYNVCPNCGGGFEKRPTRPVNCLTGNCVEKHPVSSRIVYKPIDENAFKEILKEFTDIEPRKR from the coding sequence ATGTTAGAAATAAAGCCCAGTTGTGAGCATTGCAATAAAACTTTACCTAATGATAGTGATGAGGCGATGATTTGTTCTTATGAATGTACTTTTTGCATTAGCTGTGTAGATACTATTCTATATAATGTATGTCCTAATTGTGGAGGTGGTTTTGAAAAAAGACCAACTCGACCTGTAAATTGTCTGACAGGTAATTGTGTCGAAAAACACCCTGTAAGCTCAAGAATAGTATACAAACCAATTGATGAAAATGCCTTTAAAGAGATTTTAAAAGAATTTACTGACATAGAACCAAGGAAAAGATAA
- a CDS encoding aspartate/glutamate racemase family protein — protein MKKIGLVGGISWTSTLDYYKYINEGINQKLGGLESVECIIYSLNFADVQRKTWTNSFDLIYKACKSLISSGVDAIALCANTAHLFADEIQSKINVPIIHIVTNTAHAIKNQKLSRVALLGTKFTMEMNFYKKKLEENNIEVLIPKEKADIDTIQYIVKEELGKGLVVGESRKKMIQVSEQLIQRGAEGIVLGCTEIPMLIGKNDFTIPVFDTVKIHVDSIIDFVLDTKNSYL, from the coding sequence ATGAAGAAAATAGGACTCGTTGGAGGAATTAGTTGGACTTCAACTTTAGATTATTACAAATATATTAATGAAGGGATTAATCAGAAATTGGGTGGTTTGGAATCGGTAGAATGTATAATATACTCTTTAAATTTTGCAGATGTTCAGAGAAAAACCTGGACAAATTCTTTTGATCTCATATATAAAGCATGTAAAAGTTTAATTTCTAGTGGTGTAGATGCAATTGCATTATGTGCTAATACGGCTCATTTATTTGCGGATGAAATACAATCTAAAATTAATGTTCCAATAATTCATATTGTCACAAATACAGCGCATGCAATAAAAAACCAAAAACTGTCTAGAGTTGCATTATTGGGAACTAAATTCACAATGGAAATGAATTTTTACAAAAAAAAATTAGAAGAAAACAATATAGAAGTTTTGATTCCCAAAGAAAAAGCTGATATAGATACAATTCAATATATAGTGAAAGAGGAACTTGGCAAAGGACTTGTTGTAGGAGAATCTAGAAAAAAAATGATTCAGGTTTCAGAACAATTAATTCAAAGAGGAGCCGAGGGAATTGTTTTAGGATGTACAGAAATTCCTATGTTAATTGGAAAAAACGATTTTACGATACCTGTTTTTGATACAGTAAAAATTCATGTTGATAGTATTATAGATTTTGTATTGGATACAAAAAATAGTTACCTATAA